The following coding sequences lie in one Streptomyces albofaciens JCM 4342 genomic window:
- a CDS encoding creatininase family protein translates to MDDLITQATSEDERRKGPTIAVLPVGSFEQHGAHLPLTTDTAIACMIAKRIADDHGLFLLPPITVSCSHEHAGVAGMAGTVSISAATLYAVVNDIWRSLKASGVPGLMIVNGHGGNYVLSNVAQEANVDGPRVALFPVSEDRTRARQEAGLESSSPGDMHGGEFEVSLLLHGAPHLVHDGIEQDDHSAPTRPHLLTLGMAGYTTNGIIGQPSLATAAKGKALLDSLSQSARAHLAVLAGDHPAP, encoded by the coding sequence ATGGACGATCTGATCACCCAGGCCACGTCCGAGGACGAGCGCCGCAAGGGTCCGACCATCGCCGTACTGCCTGTGGGGAGCTTCGAGCAGCATGGCGCCCACCTGCCTCTGACGACGGACACCGCCATTGCGTGCATGATCGCCAAGCGGATCGCCGACGATCACGGCCTCTTCCTCCTGCCGCCCATCACCGTCTCCTGCTCCCACGAGCACGCAGGCGTGGCAGGCATGGCAGGCACCGTGAGCATCAGCGCCGCGACCCTGTACGCCGTCGTCAACGACATCTGGCGGTCGCTGAAGGCGTCCGGCGTGCCGGGGCTGATGATCGTCAACGGGCATGGTGGCAACTACGTGCTGTCCAACGTCGCCCAGGAGGCCAACGTAGACGGCCCCCGCGTAGCCCTCTTCCCCGTCAGCGAGGATCGGACCCGCGCCCGCCAGGAAGCCGGCCTGGAGAGCAGTAGCCCCGGCGACATGCACGGCGGAGAGTTCGAGGTGTCTCTGCTCCTGCACGGCGCTCCGCACCTCGTACACGACGGCATCGAGCAGGATGATCACTCAGCTCCCACCCGTCCGCATCTGTTGACACTGGGCATGGCCGGGTACACCACCAACGGCATCATCGGGCAGCCTTCCCTCGCTACAGCGGCCAAGGGGAAGGCTCTGCTGGACAGCCTCTCCCAGTCCGCTCGTGCTCATCTCGCCGTTCTGGCCGGGGACCACCCTGCCCCGTAG
- a CDS encoding ATP-binding protein, with protein sequence MSIPEQLALILLRMKSDATVSNGDSAESRWPLSARSVGLARAELSDLLIKWDLSTVVDEALLVLSEMVTNAVRHGRATAEREIETRYLRVPDGVRIEVRDWADERPVIRVPSDTGGWGLRLVGELSARWGVDERAGAGKSVWAVVTAPEGS encoded by the coding sequence ATGTCGATTCCGGAACAACTGGCCCTGATCCTGCTGCGTATGAAGTCCGATGCGACGGTGAGCAATGGGGACTCGGCAGAGAGCCGATGGCCCCTCAGCGCTCGCAGCGTCGGCCTGGCTCGCGCCGAGTTGAGTGACCTGTTGATCAAATGGGACCTGAGCACGGTGGTTGACGAAGCGCTGCTGGTGCTCTCCGAGATGGTCACCAATGCGGTCAGGCACGGGCGCGCGACTGCCGAGCGCGAGATCGAAACGCGGTATCTCCGCGTACCGGATGGCGTCCGGATCGAGGTGCGCGACTGGGCGGACGAACGCCCGGTGATCCGCGTACCGAGCGATACGGGTGGTTGGGGCCTGCGCCTCGTCGGCGAACTGTCCGCCCGCTGGGGCGTGGACGAACGCGCCGGGGCCGGGAAATCCGTATGGGCCGTGGTGACGGCCCCTGAGGGAAGCTGA
- a CDS encoding TldD/PmbA family protein, whose translation MPRSIDETFLALPLRALADAALARARALGAEHADFRLERLRSASWRLRDARPSEASDTTDLGYAVRVVHNGAWGFAAGVDLTMDAAARVAGQAVAMAKLSAKVTEAAGSTERVELADEPAYPDRTWISSYEINPFDVPDADKTGLLAEWSARLLAAKGVAHADATLMTVQENKFYADTAGTSTTQQRVRLHPELTAVAVDPTSGEFDSMRTLAPPAGRGWEYLTGGHWDWDAELAEIPAHLAEKLRAPGVTPGRYDLVVDPSNLWLTIHESIGHATELDRALGYEAAYAGTSFATFDQLGELAYGSEIMNVTGDRTAEHGLATIGWDDEGVAAQSWDLIKNGTLVGYQLDRRMAKLTGSPRSNGCAYADSPAHVPVQRMANVSLQPAPQGPGTEELISGVERGIYVVGDRSWSIDMQRYNFQFTQQRAYLIRDGRLCGQLRDVAYQGSTTQFWGSMAAIGGPQTYVLGGAFNCGKAQPGQIAAVSHGCPSALFRNVNILNTSSESGRS comes from the coding sequence ATGCCTCGTTCGATCGACGAGACCTTCCTCGCCCTGCCCCTGCGCGCACTGGCCGACGCCGCGTTGGCGCGGGCCCGCGCGCTGGGCGCCGAGCACGCGGACTTCCGCCTGGAGCGGCTGCGCAGCGCGTCCTGGCGGCTGCGGGACGCCCGCCCTTCGGAGGCTTCCGACACCACGGACCTGGGCTACGCCGTGCGCGTGGTGCACAACGGCGCCTGGGGCTTCGCCGCCGGCGTCGACCTGACGATGGACGCCGCGGCGAGGGTGGCCGGCCAGGCGGTGGCCATGGCCAAGCTCTCCGCCAAGGTGACCGAGGCAGCCGGCTCCACGGAGCGTGTCGAGCTGGCGGACGAACCCGCCTACCCCGACCGCACCTGGATCTCCTCCTACGAGATCAACCCGTTCGACGTACCGGACGCGGACAAAACCGGCCTGCTGGCCGAGTGGAGCGCCCGCCTGCTGGCCGCGAAGGGCGTCGCGCACGCGGACGCCACCCTGATGACCGTCCAGGAGAACAAGTTCTACGCCGACACGGCGGGCACCAGCACCACCCAGCAACGCGTACGCCTCCACCCGGAGCTGACCGCGGTCGCCGTGGACCCGACGAGCGGCGAGTTCGACTCCATGCGCACCCTGGCCCCGCCGGCGGGCCGAGGGTGGGAGTACCTCACCGGCGGCCACTGGGACTGGGACGCGGAACTGGCCGAGATCCCGGCCCACCTGGCCGAGAAACTCCGCGCCCCCGGCGTCACCCCCGGCCGCTACGACCTGGTCGTGGACCCCTCCAACCTCTGGCTGACCATCCACGAGTCGATCGGCCACGCCACCGAACTGGACCGCGCCCTCGGCTACGAAGCCGCGTACGCGGGCACCTCCTTCGCCACCTTCGACCAGCTCGGCGAACTCGCCTACGGCTCCGAAATCATGAACGTCACCGGCGACCGCACCGCCGAACACGGCCTGGCGACGATCGGCTGGGACGACGAGGGCGTGGCCGCCCAGTCCTGGGACCTCATCAAGAACGGCACCCTCGTCGGCTACCAACTCGACCGCCGCATGGCCAAACTCACCGGCTCCCCCCGCTCCAACGGCTGCGCCTACGCCGACTCCCCCGCCCACGTCCCCGTCCAGCGCATGGCGAACGTGTCGTTGCAGCCCGCCCCGCAGGGCCCCGGCACGGAGGAGCTGATCTCCGGGGTGGAGCGGGGGATTTATGTGGTGGGGGACCGGTCTTGGTCGATTGATATGCAGCGGTACAACTTCCAGTTCACACAGCAGAGGGCATATCTCATCCGGGACGGCCGGCTTTGCGGGCAGCTCCGGGATGTTGCCTATCAGGGAAGTACCACGCAGTTCTGGGGCTCCATGGCAGCTATCGGAGGCCCGCAGACGTACGTCCTCGGAGGGGCCTTCAACTGCGGAAAGGCGCAGCCAGGGCAGATTGCGGCGGTGTCGCACGGGTGCCCGTCGGCGCTGTTTAGGAACGTGAACATCCTGAACACCTCCAGCGAGTCCGGCCGCTCGTAG
- the fabG gene encoding 3-oxoacyl-[acyl-carrier-protein] reductase, whose translation MSRSVLVTGGNRGIGLAIARAFAEAGDKVAITYRSGEPPEGFLAVKCDITDAEQVEQAYKEIEEKQGAVEVLVANAGVTRDQLLMRMSEEDFASVLDTNLTGTFRVVKRANRGMLRARKGRVVLISSVVGLLGSAGQANYAASKAGLVGFARSLARELGSRNITVNVVAPGFVDTDMTRALTDEQREGIVKQVPLARYAQPEEIAASVRFLASDEAAYITGAVIPVDGGLGMGH comes from the coding sequence TTGAGCCGCTCGGTTCTGGTCACCGGAGGCAACCGCGGCATTGGCCTCGCCATCGCCCGGGCCTTCGCCGAGGCAGGCGACAAGGTCGCCATCACCTACCGCTCGGGGGAGCCGCCCGAGGGATTTTTGGCCGTGAAGTGCGACATCACGGACGCCGAGCAGGTCGAGCAGGCCTACAAGGAGATCGAGGAGAAGCAGGGCGCGGTAGAGGTGCTGGTGGCCAACGCCGGCGTCACCCGCGACCAGCTGCTGATGCGGATGTCCGAGGAGGACTTCGCGTCGGTCCTCGACACCAACCTCACCGGTACGTTCCGGGTGGTCAAGCGCGCCAACCGCGGGATGCTGCGGGCGCGCAAGGGCCGTGTCGTGCTGATCTCCTCCGTCGTGGGCCTGCTGGGCTCCGCGGGCCAGGCGAACTACGCCGCCTCCAAGGCGGGCCTGGTGGGCTTCGCCCGGTCGCTCGCCCGTGAGCTGGGCAGCCGTAACATCACCGTCAACGTCGTCGCGCCCGGTTTCGTCGACACCGACATGACCCGTGCGCTCACCGACGAGCAGCGGGAGGGCATCGTGAAGCAGGTGCCGCTCGCGCGCTACGCGCAGCCCGAGGAGATCGCCGCCTCGGTCCGCTTCCTGGCCTCCGACGAGGCCGCGTACATCACCGGAGCCGTCATTCCCGTCGACGGCGGATTGGGCATGGGTCACTGA
- the fabI gene encoding enoyl-ACP reductase FabI, whose protein sequence is MSGILAGKRILVTGVLTEASIAFQTAKVAQNEGAEVILTGFGRLSLVERIAKRLPKEAPVIELDVTNQEHLDGLADKIRAHQGDDARIDGIVHSIAFGPQGAFNFLEASWEDVSTAVHVSAYSLKSLTMACLPLMGRGSSVVGLTFDAQTAWPKYDWMGVAKAALEGTSRYLARDLGPRGIRSNLVSAGPIKSMAAKSIPGFEELADVWNHRAPIGWDLTDPEPAGRGVVALLSDFFPNTTGEIVHVDGGVHMMGA, encoded by the coding sequence ATGAGTGGAATCCTCGCAGGCAAGCGCATCCTCGTCACGGGCGTACTGACCGAAGCCTCGATCGCCTTCCAGACCGCCAAGGTGGCCCAGAACGAGGGCGCCGAGGTCATCCTGACCGGCTTCGGCCGGCTGTCGCTGGTGGAGCGGATCGCCAAGCGGCTGCCCAAGGAAGCGCCGGTCATCGAGCTGGACGTGACCAACCAGGAGCACCTGGACGGGCTGGCGGACAAGATCCGTGCGCACCAGGGCGACGACGCCCGGATCGACGGCATCGTGCACTCCATCGCCTTCGGCCCGCAGGGCGCCTTCAACTTCCTGGAGGCGAGCTGGGAGGACGTGTCCACCGCGGTGCACGTCTCGGCGTACTCGCTGAAGTCGCTGACCATGGCCTGCCTGCCCCTGATGGGCCGCGGCTCCTCGGTCGTCGGCCTCACCTTCGACGCCCAGACCGCCTGGCCGAAGTACGACTGGATGGGCGTGGCCAAGGCGGCCCTGGAGGGCACCAGCCGTTACCTGGCCCGCGACCTGGGCCCGCGGGGCATCCGCAGCAACCTGGTCTCGGCCGGCCCGATCAAGTCGATGGCCGCCAAGTCCATCCCGGGCTTCGAGGAGCTGGCGGACGTGTGGAACCACCGCGCTCCGATCGGCTGGGACCTGACCGACCCGGAGCCGGCCGGCCGCGGTGTCGTCGCCCTGCTGTCGGACTTCTTCCCGAACACCACCGGCGAGATCGTGCACGTCGACGGCGGCGTGCACATGATGGGCGCCTGA
- a CDS encoding FadR/GntR family transcriptional regulator has protein sequence MPLTSPRRSALADQVITQLRAQITSGEWPVGSRIPTEPELVEQLGVARNTVREAVRALAHNGLLDIRQGSGTYVAATSELAGVMNRRFADADPEHVAELRSALEAAAAKLAARRRTDHDLRQLDTALERRERAWESGAATAFVEADATLHMAVVAAAHNEVLAELYADLGGVLREFLRADVGDVLRPEAHVDHARLVAAIRAGDDERAAAEASTHPFGCRLGARRTG, from the coding sequence ATGCCACTGACCTCGCCCCGGCGCTCCGCGCTGGCGGACCAGGTGATCACGCAGCTGCGGGCGCAGATCACTTCCGGCGAATGGCCGGTGGGCTCCCGCATCCCGACCGAACCGGAGCTGGTCGAACAGCTCGGCGTGGCCCGCAACACCGTCCGCGAGGCCGTACGGGCACTGGCGCACAACGGTCTGCTGGACATCCGCCAGGGCTCCGGTACGTACGTGGCGGCGACCAGCGAGCTGGCCGGGGTGATGAACCGACGCTTCGCGGACGCCGACCCGGAGCACGTGGCGGAGCTGCGCAGCGCGCTGGAGGCCGCGGCGGCCAAGCTGGCCGCGCGCCGCCGTACCGACCACGACCTGCGGCAGCTCGACACCGCGCTGGAGCGGCGCGAGCGGGCCTGGGAGTCCGGCGCGGCGACCGCGTTCGTGGAGGCCGACGCGACCCTGCACATGGCGGTCGTCGCGGCCGCCCACAACGAGGTGCTGGCCGAGCTGTACGCCGACCTCGGCGGCGTACTGCGGGAGTTCCTGCGCGCCGACGTGGGCGACGTACTGCGGCCCGAGGCGCATGTGGACCACGCGCGGCTGGTGGCGGCGATCCGCGCGGGCGACGACGAACGCGCCGCGGCGGAGGCGAGCACCCACCCGTTCGGGTGCCGGCTCGGCGCTCGGCGCACCGGCTGA